Genomic segment of Leptidea sinapis chromosome 30, ilLepSina1.1, whole genome shotgun sequence:
CCACTTCGGAGGCAACAGATGGCGCTAGGCTATTACactacaaagaggatgtaaatgttacattataagaagcgggactgcctaagtaaatattgaaatttagtttagtatgaaacgtgcagtgagatttgacataagtttgaaatggcAACGGGACTACCTgagtaaatattgaaatttagtttagtatgaaacgtgcagtgagatttgacataagtttgaaatggtaattacaattgggcgacgaagtataatccggctaagtttgaaagcgaacagttctttaaaacgtagtggatttttgCTGTCTCCGTTTTTTAACAAGATttaagccgtcatctgtcaatctatcaaggACTGCACTTTTCATACAATCGACTggatcgcttttttcttaaagatTTCACTAGGCTGTTAGACTAGACCATTATTTGTACAATTACTATCTCGAGTCAGGCGTAACCTAAGGCCGTGACACATTTTGGcgaattaacaatattattggGATAAAGAAATAATGTCAATTTTACAAAATGGTTAATTGTAAAATTCAGTGATAATTACTATCAATATAATCtttaaatagtatattattatgattcaagTGAGCGATTATATGACATTtgcgattcactcgattttatgaaacgtgcagttgaACGTAGTGTTGAAATTCTCTTtgcgtgcagtcattgatagatcaaattcactttattcatgtaggtcacggaaatgacacttatgaatgtcaaaaaaaatatttatatattaccgCTACTTCAATCACgctaatacaaaagttattgagtacagtagctgcatcatccacacacaccgtaaataaataaaggtattttgtaaGTGCCCGTTCGCGCATGACGTAtaggccagccatcgcctccctcaccatattttagggaagagaacgacccgtcccacgtctcCGCCAGCGAAAATAGATTGACAgttgacagctataatcttgtaaaaaacggagatagccgaaatccactaccttttaggcaactgttcgctttcaaacttagccagattatacttcgtcgcccaatagtaattactatttcaaacttatgtctaatctcctgcacgtttcatactaaactaaatttcaatttttacttaggcagtcccacctcttataaCGTAgcatttacatcctctttgcaggcgagtgtctagtgagcaagttaTTCACGAGTTTGATACGCATTTTATCAACACACTTGCgagtaaaaaacaaacatacagtATTGCATCGTTCAAACAAACTATCAAAATTATGGGAAATGGcgcgcaagttttttttttgcacgTGCCACATGTAAGGTTACATACAGCCATTCAGCCTACTTAtataaaatgcatatattttataacaaattattttaaattataaataacttgataataataaattttttttcgcCTTAATTAGTGTTATGGACACATTTATAtattccaaaaatgtaaattgattttcagcggcataaaacgtccttgttgttacaaaaacaaactgtattacccggttaaattgaaaatgctctgtttactctcatataatttgcagttaggtcCTAACTTCAATTTGTTGGGATAGTTATATTATGCACTAgtgtgttatattattatgcacgtGTGTGCTATAGTTAGGTTTATGGCCCTAGGAACGAagtaataaggctcactttacgagcaagtgtgttgaaaaaattattatctcgttaccgaaacatacatacattttgtTATGGTGTAAAAACCTTAATATCAGTGCTCGtctatataaagaaataatacaatatgtacttatagtaaataaataaaattatcaatgaTGTGCATATctcttatcatcatcattagccggaagacgtccactgctaaggacaaaggcctcccctgaTGATCTCCgcgacgaccggtcctgcgctgccctcatccaatgtattccggcaatcttgaccagatcgtcggtccatcttgtgtggggcctacatacactacgtcttccggtacgtgggcgccattcgaggacttttctgccatCTTTCCGTCGgtctatgtgccctgcccactgccacttcagtttgatttgggctatgtcggcggatctcctcattcctgattcgatctcgcagggaaactccgagtataGCCCTCCCCATtgattgccctctgagcgacaatgagcttcctcatttATCTATAAAAGCCGTTTAACTTTGTTACTTATAGTAAACAAGTTGTAttgtctattaaataaataaaacgcccacataatgtaaatttaattttattacagtgCCTGCTTAAGATTTGTACAAAACTGTAGATTTGCGATTATgaatttatagttttaaatacACGCCAATATCTGtgtcaatatttcaaatgtCGAATAAGTAAATTAATCTGTGGCTATAACGACGTACCAacctaaatacatattattcgATACTGGACAATAATAAATCGTGATTATTATGCAATTTTCTAGCTATTGACACCAAAACCggttgttatatttattatggtatcattaaatattatttataaaatcattgatGTAAAATGCTTATTAGTCTTTAAATGTAGGTCATGTTATTAAAACTAGTCTTGAAAGAGTGAAGAGATTTTTAGGGTACCGTTAGCGATGTGATTGAAGTGTAACCCGTGGAACCCACAACCCGTAAGTCGATAAGCGCATTGAAGCAATGTGCTTATCGACCACTGAACCACCGGGCTAGTAGAACCGCGCCTGCGCTCAATAACGAGCATGCATTTCGTGAGAATTTTCTAATTAGTTGATAGAAAGTAGCATTTTTAATCGTTTCGCATCTTCCGTGCGATTTTTGTACACTCTCAAATCTAGGGTTGTCGCTCTcttaatagtttttataaatcatcaatatttatatttaagtaaataaatagtatcaaaatagtgattttataaattaattgatcgtaaaataatgataaaataaaaaaatataacataataagtattttacaaGAAATGAACACTTAATAGTTGTAAGTtgtttcaaccgacttcaaaaaagtaggTAAGTTATCAAGTGTGTATTTTTCATTCGATAGATATAAATTGAATGAAGAAAAGATAATTATCGTGGTATTTGAagattttacacaaatatagtCATTAGTCATACTTACTGGTAGGTACCTATAGATATATTTCATGAACAACAGGAACTTTGCCACAAATGGCAACTGGATCTTCACAATGATatgtaaatgtaatattattgcgtgcaataaataacaaaatgtaacttttacagatatttatttataagcaaatcatattcataaatacataatcataatcattatcatcatcagccggaagacgcggccactgctggacaaaagcccccccccccccccccccaaagatcttcacgacgcGATCGTCGATTCGTCGATCGACGACCgatgtcctgcgctgccctcatccaaccggcattccggcgatcttcaccagatcgtcgatccatcttgtggtccaacactgcgtcttccggtacgtggtcgccattcgaggacctaaCTGCCCAacatcaatataaataataatatatataatagttattaataaatatattttgcctTTGACAACCCTACCCGGTCTAGGCTGCAACAGCAATCATTTAACACAAATATATTGTACGTCTTGCATTCCTGGACGTTCTCAGATTCATTTTTGTGAAGAAAGTATATACAGAAACGTTTTTGATcggtaattatttatttcgtagCGAAGATAATCACTTGCATGATTTAAAGTGCTTTGTGTGGTGTTAAGATGATTTAATTTTCAATCAATTAacctaacaattaattaaataagttataagATAAATACCATCATTAATCTGGGGAATAATGTTTATCCACAAggttttgttgttttatttctcTTGGTTACTTCCAGTATGTACTAAAGGTTAACTTTATAGtaagtaaatagttttaaggTAAAGAAGCACCTAAGTCTTAAAGTAGGTAGTTCATGTAATATTATTCTAAGTAATGGTACGTAAGGTAGGTaatcatcttaatatatataaattacgtgacacgttgtttgtccgtgatggactcctaaactaatgaattgatttaaatggggattacttcatagagtgcagtttagtccaacttgagtgataggatactttttatttcgatttgggacccataattatttttatttccaatattggtatatatatatgtatatgtatgtatatatatatatgtatatatatataatattggtatatttccttcataatattatgtgttattatttatgttattatatgtCCTTGTATGGACATagtttctgtgagagaatttattgacgcacggtttgacagttctgctgtgaaacaatttcattataacaacagggagcatattttacgaaataattgttgatgttataaagtattattggcaaattcataaaaaaaacaatattttttttgtacagcacaacgtctgtcgggtcagctagtattacataCAAAAGATTgccacctatatattgactcatcacgatatctatGGAACCATAAGGCGAAGAGACTTGGTAGAAATATTTCTTTCGCCAAGTAGACGTCAGCTAGGAAAGGATTTcacgaaattccatccgcaagagttttttttttataacagaataacatctgtcgggtccgctaatagttatataaattttatcaaaacaaGTGCTTTCTCGGGCGAAcagctataatattatgaagccAATTTCCTGTCGCGGTGTATGCTAATCGATACGACAGTgattgtaaccaaaatttatgatgaCTCTCGGGATCCGTTCGAGCGCTTTTACCAATTGAGCCAAACGTTCGAATGCCACATGGTTTTTAAGTCTTGGGATGTcatgttcaactttcaggttgtggctccatatTCAGGATCTTCTTTACAGTTGAGAACCCTCTCAGTCcgtgacttgagatgtcgctctttgaaagtaataaatgatatgttatttttatagtgatatccataggtccatcttgtggggggcctaccaacactgcgtctttcggtacgtggtcgagGAGGAGaaggagtccatcgaggactttactgcccaaaCGACCATCTGTCCGATGAGCTAtgtgcccactgtcacttcagtttcgtaatcatttgggctatgtcagtgactttagttctcctacagatctcctcattacctgatactccgagcatagccctctccattgccctctgagcttTCTTATCAtgcccatagttagcaaccatgtttgcgtaccgtaagtcataaCTGGCTGTGTTATTTGGGACGacattttacggagcttcccgaacgctgcccaacCAAGTTGGATTCgccgagtgacctctttcgcgaacttggatatcactttaaaaataacaaattgtttagacaaTGATTCCATCAAATAAACAACATGACGACTTGTCCTCATAACGCGATAGTAGCATAAGTAGAATCTACTAATGGACAATGAAAAGGAAACGAACAATCTTTAAATAAGTTTATCTATCTGTACTaactgtaatattatataaataatagtagtagtaactattataatataaatctttaGGCTCGGTCATTCATCAAAACTCAACATTGATGTCGGAAtgcttatattattttctatttgaaTAAGTCACTTTCTGTTATTGAGCCTCGGCTTGTTGTTGAGTACCTACAAACGATGAACGTAAAAAAAGGGATCTCAAAATATTTGTTGCACATAATAGTAGTCatgaagaaaaattaaaacgcCTGTGAAAAAATGAAGGCTTATTACTGCTCAAAGACAACATTGTGCTAATACATCGTAGGGTATTGTGTTAATTCTATCGTCACACGAAGTGCCAATTGAGTGAGGCTCAGAAAAAGTGTTGGCGTGAAGGCTGATTGCGTATAatcgtaataatatatattcaatacCTATTGCCCTTCATTTTTACTTTTAGATAAGTTTGTTACTTAGAATATTAACACTACAGAAGTAGCGTCAGTGACTCCACTACAAATAGAAAGGACAAGCGATAAACAACTAAAACTGAGATAGAACGGGACAAAGCTATTGATCATGGCTTTCTTTTTGATTGGTTTAAAGTTATCAATGTAATACCATGGTTGGGTGAAGTGTCCCTGGCTGCCAAAGCCGTAGGAATATAAAACATCtgtgagaaaaccataaaagtcataaatttgctatacgtatgtggacTTTATTGGATCAGTTCAATAGAACGAGGCCAATAGGCTTCGTTGAAACGTTTCTTTCTGAATTCCCGCTCTTTTTTATTTGTCATCTGACTTATTGTCCTTTGCGTATAagcacaaataaagaaaattaataaatataaaactctaAGGACTTAAATAACGTGGCAGTATTGACTATAGATTAGTGTTTTAGTGACTATTGGTTGTTATTGGATTCCCGTCTGATAGTAGTATCTATCTGGTAGTAGTATCCAAGGAGGATAAATACTACGCATTATGAGGCGGGCCTGCCTAGGCAAAaactgaaatttagtttagtatgaaacgtgcagtgatttgacataagtttgaaatattattttcatgcgATGAAATATAATCcggttaagtttgaaagcgaacagttgcatataACATAGTGGAttagttttttacaagattaaagcgatcatctgtcaatctataaaTGATGACGTTTCATGTattcgcttttttcttagtttcgctaggctggtagtATTAACTATTAGTATCTTGTAGTCTCAACTCTCAAGTCTGTGTCTGTGTGATGTGTCTTAAAAATCATCTAATTCTCTAAAGGTCAAGGATAATATGTTTTTGTGAATGTGATaacaaaaaatgttatataatagCTTCAAACGATGACGAAAGTGTCATTCTTAGGGTCGACGAAGGCAAAGGTAATACTGGGAACAGTGTTATCATTACATCTGGCTATATATTTTGCCAAACCGTCGCTCTTCAAATCTGAAAACGTTAAAAGTGCTCAAGTCCAGGACACCCCGCCTAAATATTTACCATAGCAAAGAATATGTAGTTAGTACAACCATTAGTTTGACATTGGACAATGAAAAGTAGTGTTTGACCTTCACTGACACGCGGAAGAAAATAGATGAATTATATAAGGAAGATCAGCTTAACTAGTAGTTTAGTTCGAAAAATTACTGCAATTAATTTTGTTCGAAATATGAGTGAAGCCAGTAAATTCCGAGTATTTATAACTCGATCTGATATGCCTGAAGTGGGTGtggaattattgaaaaaacagtaagtgcttaaaatatgttgatatGGACAGATATCTATTAGTATTTGCTTAATTTTGAAACTGTTATGTTGCACTGgcatagtttattattattgtcattaaTATTCTATAACAAATTACAATATGAATTTGGTTTCCGGCTCTTGTATAGGTACAACTATCTATCATCTATCACATTATTGAGAAAATAGCATTGAATTAATTGCTTTTCAAGTATTTTGCTGCACTGCATACATCCaaactattttttaattcttctgtCAAATTATTACTCTAGCTACAACTTTTCTGATTATAAACAGTGgtgttaatttgttaaattattagcaCTTGACCTATGCATACCAATACCAAAATTTGCTGATTGCACTGAAAATGTCACTTGTTTTATGGAtttccctcacttctgggattaaaataactaatttaaagaGTCAAAAGAACATACtaagatatattaaattaagGCTTAGCAGTGGAAGCATTGGTCATCCAATCTGCAGaggcatcaaattcaaatatttttattcaaaataggatttaaaataacttattgaacatcaaaaactaccacccattcaaaagagatcGCTCATCCTCAAGATAATCTCCCTCATTGTCCAAAATTATTGCCTTATGAAGAAATCTTAATGTTAATACATAAGGGGGAGGGCAGGGAATGTTTcctttattttacaaaaagaaatatttattagaaaaaaaattactagatATCCATGCAATAtcctgttatttttttaagatattactaatataatttgttttccaGGTGTGATGTTACAATATGTGAGACTCCATTACCAATTTCTAGAAAAGATTTACTAAGCTCTGTATCTGGGGTTGATGGCATATACTGTTCTCTTAATGAGAAGATAGACAAGGAACTTTTGGATACCGCCGGATCTAACTTGAAAGTTGTAACAACAATCTCAGTTGGGTATGATCACATAGATGTGCCAGAATGCAAGAAGAGAGGAATCCGCATTGGCTACACTCCTAATGTACTAACAGATGCAACTGCTGAATTAACTGTAAGTTTGTTAGTATTATAGATTAGAGTTTTTATCAGTTAttggaaaatatttttctatctaTCCATGAGTATGAGTGATTAATTTGGCCAGTAGGTacacataaatattagtttaatgtgTAAATTTACCTTAAGGAATATGTGGGTTtcctacaaaataaataaatttgttcatacatacatttaccagtgggaggcacctttgcacaggatgcaggtgcagtagtagtgccactcagaatttttgggtttttcaagaatcctgaggtcCTTAAATCCtttttgtaatgggcaggacatatcaatcaccatcagctaaATATCCTGCATGTCTcaccccttattatcataaaaaagacaTGGTTTTAGTAGTAGTTTATTTTGTATACTtcataattgtattatttttagaatagTTCTTTGTTTCTAGTAGTAGAAATCCTTCCTTGCATATTTGTGTTGGTAATTTCACTCATGTCACATGAAATAGTATACTTTCTTAGGTTAGCAGTGAATGTGTTACAATGATGAGAGTTAaccataattatttcttttcagTTAGCACTCTTGTTGGCTACATCACGCCGTCTCCCGGAAGCCATGCATGAAGCACAAACAGGTGGATGGAAGTCATGGGCTCCAACCTGGATGACAGGACCAGGCCTTGCAGGTGCCACTGTTGGCATTGCTGGATTTGGAAGGATCGGTCAAGCAGTAGCCAGACgtgttaaatcatttaaaactTCTAAGATTCTTTACTTCAATCGCAGTGAAAGACCAGAAGCCAAAGAAATTGGGGCTATCAAAGTCAGTTTTGAAGAATTATTAGTGCAAAGTGATTTTGTTATTTGCTGTGCTGCTTTGACACCCGAAACAAAAGAGATTTTCAATAAAGAtgcatttaataaaatgaaaaagacAGCTATATTTGTTAATACCAGTAGAGGAGATTTAGTTGACCAGGATGCTTTGATTGAGGCCTTACAAAACAATACTATTAGAGCCGCTGGTTTAGATGTGACTACTCCTGAACCTCTTCCATTGCACAGTCCACTGTTTAAGATGAAGAACTGTGTTATTCTACCGCACATTGGTAGTGCTGCTATTGATGCCCGTAACACAATGAGTGAACTTTGTGCTAAAAATATACTTGCTGTTCTAAATGGTACAGAAATGCCAGCGGAAttgaaataattactttaagcaaaaatattttgatattttattgaatgttgcattttatgtatgtaatttattaaaattatatctttaaataaatataattttactgaTACAAACCTCTTTATAGTctttaaaatatgtacaattattcataaataaaaacataattacacaaataactAATCATTATGTTCATGCTGAGCTACAGATTCCCTCCAATTATTTTGCACCATTTCCACAATCATTGTCCACCATTTtgactccatgaagtaataaaTTGAACAAACCgcaataaacatccatgacaatATCAGAAAGTAATCTGTCTGTTGCTCTACAACACTTGGGACAGGCCCATGAAAATCTTTAGACATCACTAGTACGCCTTGTGGGTTTTGACCCGTAATAGCATTTACAAATTTACTAAACAAATGTATACTGTACTCTGTTCCATTGAACTTTCCTACTGGTCTTCCATTGTGGAACATTTTCAATGTCGGCACACCGACAATTCCATACTGTGTATTTATACCATGATTTCTCATGGCATCTAAAGCTACCATCTTAATATTAGGATATGATCTAGCAATTGCATTGAAGTGTGGGGCAGCATGAGCACTGAATGGACATACTGTAGTATAAAACAGAACTAAAACACATTCTGCTTCTATATCTCGACCTGAAATATCTGGCTTCACTTGTAAGAGCTTTCCTAATGCACTTCCATTTATTAGTTCCACTACTGGCTCAATATCTGCACTTTCGTACACAATTTCCTTGCACTTTACtagtttttttgtttcattgAGGCTCTGAGTACTGTTATCAACTGTTACATTTGATGATGTCACATGAAAGTATAAGTTAGAAAGAGTCCTGTTCATGTCAGACATCACATTGGACAATAGTGATTCCGAGTCATCTACTGTTTCCATTTCCATGTCCTCATCTCTTGGAACATCAATGGCAACTTCCTCATCCATATCATATTGTAAACCTATATGAAATCCTGCAATAGAAACAAGTCATATATCATTGTGGTAACAGCTTTGGCtagttgaaatattttaaaatatattacaatacacTTTATGGTAATCGTACAGGAATGATGACTTGAATATTTAATACCAATtggatttttattaaatgatttaaatttacgagattttaaataacttaccacaGATAAGAAGAGTCAGAAGTAGATTTAATTGAAACCGGCCGTGATATAtcattttctatttcttaaaaattaataaaaatattacaagcaTAGACGCAttgttgttttttgtattttaaatgaaGTTTCAAGTTTGAAGAACCTCGAAATGTCAATACAAGTCAAGATTGTATGTACACTTCAAACGTCAAACAGGTGACAATGGTTTTCTGTCTATGCAACAACAACTTTCTTGGTCACGCCTGGGGGGATAAAAATTAGAGTCAAAGGTAAATTTCTAGTCTTAAAAAAATCTGAGATATAAGTAGAAACTAAAGTATATTTGCCAACATACTATTTATTGtaagtaacaataataatataatttattattgttacttacaatataatatatattacccGTCTGTAATTTGATGCAATAGTGGGAGACAATAgtgatgaaaacaaaaatttgagTACTCGAGATAACGAGGTACTCCTACAGTTTGGTGTTTCTGGGGGCATGGCGTGCCCACGTGAAGTCTAGCAAGAACAAGAGGCACGGAATAGCATCCTTTTCTCGAAGCTGTTCAGGCCAATTTCGACCTCCTATAACTACGTTGTGGATAAAATTAGAGGCctgcatttaaaataaaaatgttgtgTGTTTTTAAGTTAAGTCAaggaaaaactaaaatattatgcaCCACTTTTCTAGATACaccaactgcataaataactttgaaaTCCTATATATTATGGGCTTTGAGAAAAACTAGCTGAAGTTCATTAAGTAGTACCGGAAAAGAAATTTCACCACAATTatttatcctgcctaaaatcagcaggccgtatcagtcgtcacgccagcatttaAAAGAAGTCATTCAAAAGGCCTGTTCTTTCGAGTAGAATTACTATGAACAAGATGTACCTACTTTActagttaattaatattaatggaaTATACACCTTCTGCCATATTTTTGAACTCATCCAGTGAGCATCAAAGAAGTCAATCCATTAAGAAAGTGCGTTTAAATTTCTCAATGCGACTGTAAATCGCGTTTCTCGCATAAGATTGGTTCTTGAGTGTGAAGTTACGAGCAGCTGCTGTCGTCTTCACCTTGCAGTCCATCCGGTACCCACAGACCTATTCGCTCCAGTGGGGCTGGATACCACGCAAAATTTTCCATAGATATGAAATCAAAAATACGTCTCTCCTAGTTTCCACTTTTTCATACCCAACCATGTCAAGAACAAACTGTGTAGGGTATAGAAGTGAATATCCTGGACAAACCTTGTTGAGTTTTACATATActcaacaaatttattttgtattcgtTCCAACATGGGCTTGTATTTGGCTTCATGTGGAGCCCATATCTCCATACTTCCTACCAAAGAACTACTAACGAGTAGAACTCATATAACGTTGATATTCTTAAAAAATTTTCTTGTCTCATGACAAATCCAAGGTTTCTATAAGATTTCTTACAAATATCAACGATGTGTTCACGAAAGTTACCATCTGCATTGAAACGAACACGAAGATCTTTGACTGTATTCTTGTATGTGTAATGCTGTGGAGACGCATGTCACCGagcatttataataaatatattaaaatataatcctaactccatttttaatattctattaataaGATAAGTAAACTTTATTTGCATTAAATAGGTTTCATTACAGGATGGTACAGTACAAATGTTTACAGTATACTATTCAGCTTTATGTCATCTTGTAATTTGATATGATCCACAGACGTATAAAAGGGAAGTCAGTCATGTCTCTTCATATTGGTCAACCATGCAAGTTTCATACTTTCATCCTTGGGAAACCTGTGCAACGATTATGGTTAGCATACAtcccaaaataaaataactgaatgcattattaaaaagtaatgaaaatatCTGAATGCGGCCCTGTGATGCGGCCCCTAAAAGGCAAGTACGTAAAACGTCAAATGAATAatgtttatcaaaataaaaactccACAATCTCATTTCACGACCACTCCATAAATAAATCATAGTAAATAGTTATACGTAGTCTTATCATCTATGAATATCACTgtgataatatgaaaataaataaaacgcaTGAATAACTGACCTATGAAAAGTAATTTCAACCGTTTTCTTATATGTTGCGTTGCCGCACTGCACTTCACCATCCTCTTtcagtatatatttattattacagtagCAGTTAGCACAATAAATCACTATTAGCAAAAAATAAACGCAAAAGAAAGCACAAGGAGTTGTGACTTGTTTACATATGATAAGACGCCATATGTCGCTTATTTGCTGCTAAACAATATGGCGACTGCTTCATTCCAATTTTCTCTATGAGTGTGTTAATGTTGCTATAGCAAAAAGAAAGAGATAACACTATTGCCCTTTTATTTGGAGTAAAAGAAatgtagatattaaattattcacaTCCATGTGTTTGTGAATTTGTGTTAGGTCTGCTTCGCTTTTATACGTCTGTGATATGATCCAATCCCTCTTTTATTTGCAgcgaaaatgtaatattttacagCAAATAACACACATGTCGATTCACGGACAATTCCTGGCAAAtcattattcattataataaattggaGGAGTCCATAATTGCTGCCCTGACTTACACCTGATCTACTATGGTATAATAGTAGGTATACTATACTTTACAATGGAACCCGCCACAGTCAATATACTGTCGCCGGTCACTTAAGTAGCGTGCGATGAACAATAATGTGTGTGTTGTACACTCAAAGTGTGACATTTTCTTGAGTAGAACATCGTTATAAACCGTATTGAAggctttttgaaagtcaaaatatGCTGCATCCACCAATATCCTGTTTCACTGCTGGTACTATCTGTGTCATTTAATGGGACAAATTTCCCACTGTGCCTCTTCCTGGACGGAACCCATGT
This window contains:
- the LOC126973895 gene encoding glyoxylate reductase/hydroxypyruvate reductase; its protein translation is MNYIRKISLTSSLVRKITAINFVRNMSEASKFRVFITRSDMPEVGVELLKKQCDVTICETPLPISRKDLLSSVSGVDGIYCSLNEKIDKELLDTAGSNLKVVTTISVGYDHIDVPECKKRGIRIGYTPNVLTDATAELTLALLLATSRRLPEAMHEAQTGGWKSWAPTWMTGPGLAGATVGIAGFGRIGQAVARRVKSFKTSKILYFNRSERPEAKEIGAIKVSFEELLVQSDFVICCAALTPETKEIFNKDAFNKMKKTAIFVNTSRGDLVDQDALIEALQNNTIRAAGLDVTTPEPLPLHSPLFKMKNCVILPHIGSAAIDARNTMSELCAKNILAVLNGTEMPAELK
- the LOC126973903 gene encoding thioredoxin domain-containing protein 15, whose product is MIYHGRFQLNLLLTLLICGFHIGLQYDMDEEVAIDVPRDEDMEMETVDDSESLLSNVMSDMNRTLSNLYFHVTSSNVTVDNSTQSLNETKKLVKCKEIVYESADIEPVVELINGSALGKLLQVKPDISGRDIEAECVLVLFYTTVCPFSAHAAPHFNAIARSYPNIKMVALDAMRNHGINTQYGIVGVPTLKMFHNGRPVGKFNGTEYSIHLFSKFVNAITGQNPQGVLVMSKDFHGPVPSVVEQQTDYFLILSWMFIAVCSIYYFMESKWWTMIVEMVQNNWRESVAQHEHND